From the genome of Acidobacteriota bacterium:
CGGGATCGTTGGCGAAAGACTCCGGCAGGACTTTGATCGCGATATCGCGATTGAGCGTCGTGTCGCGGGCGCGATAGACCTCGCCCATGCCGCCGGCGCCGGCGGCAGACTGGATCTCATAGGGGCCGAGCTTGCTTCCCGCTGGGATGGGCATGTTGGGGTGGGGCGGATTATAGCTTGGCGCTTCCGCTTTTGCGGACTACTACTTCTTCAGCTCCGCCTTCCAGTTCACCACCACCACCAGGGGCAGTGAGCCTTGCTCGTCCATGGCATTGATGAGGAAGCGCTTGCCGTCGGGCGCCAGCTCGTAGGAATACGTGGGGCTCGAGACCGCGTTGCTGCGGAAGAGTGCGGTCGCCGGACCGGGCTCAAAGCTGTTGCCGTTCGTGCCCACCGCCACGCGCATCATGGTACGGTCCGGCGCGATGTAGAAGAGCTCTTTGCCGTCTGGACTCCAGCGCGGCACGGCGCCGCCCACCGTCGACACCTGCCACTTGCCGGTCCCATCGGGGAAGCGGCTCACATAGATATCCGCGCGGCCGCTGGAATTGGAGGCATAGGCGATCCACTGGCCGTCGGGAGAGACCGTAGGGTCGGTATCGAACACCGGACTGGCGATCACTTTAAAGGGCTTGCGCTCGCCTTGCATCGGCACGGCCCAGATATCGGTGTCGCCGCCGGCAGAGCCTTCGAAGTAGACCACGTACTTGCCGTCGCGGGTCATTTCGCCGAGGATGCGATCGCTGGCCGGGGGCGGCAGCAACGCCTGCTCCTCGCCGCCGCCGTCTGCCGGCTTCACATAGAGATTCAAATGTCCGCTGCGTCCGGACATGAACAATACCTGCTTGCCGTCGGGTGACCAGCTCGCCCCCGCGTTGGGTCCACCCTGGAAAGTAAGACGGTTGCGGGTGCCGCGCACCAGGTCGAGCACCCAAATATCGGAGTTTGCTTCACCCAGGCCGGCGGCGATCCGCTTGCCGTCGGGCGAGAGCCGCGCATCACTCACATAGGCCGCGCCCGCCACCGTTCCCAGCAGCTTGCCGCCGCGGTCGAACCACTGGATCTTCGTCCCCAGCGTGCCGCCACCGGATTGGTACACCAGCAGTCCGCTATCCGACGCGCTGAACACGCCGCGCCAGGTGGTGATGTCAAAGTTCACATTCTGTGCCAGCGCCTGGGCCTCGCCCTGCAACTCGCCCTTGGCCGCATCGAAGCGCTGCGCGAAGAGCGAGCTCTCTCGCAGGAACAGCAGGTAGCCACTGGCGAAGTGCGCCCCGGTGAAGGAACGCACCAGCAACTTCTTCTCTTTGCCGTCGAGGGAGGCGAAGTAGACGCCGGCGTTCTCGTTGCGCACGTTGTTGTGGTCGCCGGAAAAATAGATGAAGTGTTTGCCATCGGGCAGCATCTGCGGCCAGCGATGGGTGGTGTAACCCTTGTCCAGCTGCGTGACCGCCTGGGGCGCACCGCCGGTTGCGGGCACGCGGAAGATAGCCGCGCGGGTGTCAGGGGTGTAGAGCACCGTGCCATCGGGCGCCCACCAGGCGCCGCGGCCATCGGGTGCGTCCGCTACTGCCACCGGTGGATTCCCGGCGATGTCCGTCAAACGCACCTTGCCAGCCTGAAAATACCCGAACGATCTCGAATCTGGGGCCCAGAAGGGAAACTTGGCGTCTTCGCTATTCAGCAGCACGCTGCCCACCAGCGCCGAGGTGGGCCGCAGAAAGAGGACCGGGCGGCCCGCCGGGTCCATCGCGGCATACAACATGTACTTGCCGTCGGGCGAGAGGACGGGCGGCCCCGCGTTGTCTCCGGTAGAGATCAGCCGGGCGGATGAATCTGCCAGCACCGCGCGCACGATCTGGGGTTTCTCGCCCTGGCCGCGCCAATACATCGCCGCAAAGAAGATGGCCGCGAGCATGGCAACGCCCGCCAGCGCCCACGCGATGCGCTCGCGCTGCTTGCGCTTGACCACGACCGGCGCCGGCACGCCCGCTTGCGAGCCGGCGTCGGCGATCCACTTGAGCTGCAACACCACATCGTGGGCGGACTGGAAGCGCTCGTCCGGATCCTTCGCCAGACACGTACGCACCACGCGCTCGAGCGCCGGCGGCGTCATCGGCTGCAAGGTCGAGATGGGCGGCGGCTCGCTCGCCAGCACTGCCGCGATCACGCTGGCTTGCGTCTTGCCGCTGAAGGCGCGCTTGCCGGTCAACATTTCATAGAGCACCGCGCCGAAGCTGAAGATATCGGAGCGCGCGTCGGCTTCGCCGCCTTCGAGCGTCTCCGGCGCCATGTATTGGAACGTCCCTACGATGGACCCTTCCGCGGTGAGCGGCTTGGTCTGGGTGACTAAGGCTGACACCATCGCCGTCATCGCACTCGAGGCCATGGCCTGGGTCTGTCCTTTGGCGAGACCGAAGTCGAGTATCTTCGCTCCCCCCTTGGTCAGCATGATGTTCGCGGGCTTGAGGTCGCGATGGATGATGCCGGCGCGATGCGCGCGATCGAGCGCATCTGCGATCTCGGTGGCATAGCGCAGCGCCTGCTCGGCGGGAAGGGGGCCTTTCAGCAGGCGGTCAGCGAGCGTCTCACCTTCGAGGTATTCCATCACCAGGAAGCCGACCCCATCCTGTTCCCCGATATCGTGCAGCACGCAGATGTGCGGATGTTGCAGCGAACTCACCGCGCGCGCCTCGCGTTCGAAGCGCTCGCGCAGGTGCACGTCCGCGGAAAGATGTTGCGGCAGCACTTTGATGGCGACGGTGCGATCGAGCCGGGTATCTTTCGCGCGATAGACCTCGCCCATGCCGCCGGCGCCGGCGGGAGCAACGATCTCGTACGGTCCAAGTTTGCTGCCGTTCGCGATGGGCATATTACTTCTTGCTCTCCAGTTCCGCCGGCCAGTTCAGCAGCAGATGGATGGGCGCGGAAGTATCGGTCGGAACGATGGGGATGAGGAAGCGCTGGCCGTCGGGAAAAACATCGAACGGACGCCCGACCGTGATCGACTGGCCGATGCGGAACAGGGGCTGCGGCTGGCCGGGATTGAACTGTGTTCCCACGGTCGAGACGGGCGCGGCATGCACGTTGCCGTCGAGACCCCAGAAGTACATCTCCTTGCCGTCTTTTCGCCACAACGGCACCGCGCCGCCGGCCGCGGATATCTGCCACTTGCCCTGGCCGCCGGGGAAGGCCGTGACATAGACCTGCTCGCGTCCACTCTCATTCGAGGTGTACGCGAGCCAGTGACCATCGGGGGAGACGCGCGGATAACTGACCAGCGTTTGCGGCGACGCGGCTCTCACCACCGCGAACGGGGTGCGCTCGCCGGCAAGCGGAATGGCATAGATGCCGTTCCCGGTGGGCCCGGTGTTGCGGAGGTAGATCGCGTACTTGCCGTCCGGCGAGAAGGTCACCTGGCCGATCGACGCACCTTTTTCCTCGACCAGCGCCTCGTCCGGGGTGCTGCCATCGGCGCGCTTCCAGTGGACGGTGGAGTTCGGAGGCGCGCCATTGGTGTAGGCCACGTATTTTCCATCCGGCGTCCACGCCGGATCGATATGGATGAGCGGATCGAACGTCAACCGCGAGCGCATGCCTTTCTCCACGTCGAGGATCCAGATGGTGCGCAGCGGATCGCCGAGGCTCACCGCGATACGTTTGCCATCGGGGGAGATGGTGGGATCGCGATAGCTCTCGCGCGGCAGCCGGCGGGCGACTTCTTTGCCGGTGCGGTCAAACCATGCCAGCTCTTGTCCCATCGCGGCGAAGCCGCCGAGGTGGTAGACGAGAGTGCCGGTCTCGGAAACGCTGGCCACCATGCGCCACGTCCCAGAATCGAATTGCACGCCATCGAGCAGCGTGGCGGGATCGCCGGTCAGCTTGCCGCTGGCCTGATCGAAGGGCTGCGCCATGAGCGCCGTCCCCGCATGGAAGATCAGCTTGCCGTCAGCGTAGAGCGCGCCCGAATCCGAAGGCACCACGAGGTGATCTTCTTTCCCATCGAGCGACATCCAGTAGACGCCGTTGGCTTGCGCATCGCCACCGTTGTGGTTGGTGGCGAGATAGAGCAGGTGCTTGCCGTCGGGAAGGAAGACGGGCCAACGCAGGGTAGTGTGCTTGGGCTCGTCCAGCGGTTTGACCGGCGTCACCGCGCCGCCGGCCGCGCTCACCTTCACCAGGCCGCTGCGGAACTCAGGCGCGAAGACGATCACGTTGTCTTTACTCCACGCGCCGCCGCGCGCATTGTTGGCGTCAGCAAGCACCGTCACCGGACCACCACCCACCGGGATGCGCTTCAGCTTGGCATCCGCAAAGAAAGCAAGCTGCTTGCTGTCTGCCGACCAGAACGGCCACGCCGCGCCGTCGGCGCCGTCCACACGGTGCGCGGTGAGCGCGTTCAGCGGACGCACCCAGAGCCCCTTGCCGCCATCGGCGTGCCCGACGAACGCCACCTGCGCGCCGTCGGGAGAGATCACCGCCGGACCGGCAAAATCTCCAGTGATATCGAGCTGCAATTTCTCCGGCGGCAGCAGCACCGCGCGTGTCACCAGTCTCGGCGCGGAGGCCAGTCGCCACCATGCGATCCCCGCCGCGGCAGCAGCAATGAGCAGCAATGCCGCCGCGGCCCACGCGATGCGCGCATCTTTCCAGATACGCTTGCGCGGCACGGCGACGACCGCCCGCACGCTCGCCGAGCTCGCCGTCTCGTTGGCGATGAAGCGCAGCTGGAGGAGCATGTCGTGCGCCGACTGAAAACGCTCGTCCGGATCCTTCGCCAAACACGTCCGGATGACGTGGTCGAGCGCCGCCGGCGCCGTGGGCGAGATGGTGGTGATGGGCTTCGGCTCGGAAGCCAGGATCGCGGCGATCACCGAGGCTTGCGTCTTGCCATCGAAGGCGCGCTTGCCCGTCGCCATCTCATAGAGGATGGCGCCAAACGCAAAGATATCGGACCGCGCATCCGCCTCGCTGCCTTCCACCTGCTCGGGCGCCATGTACTGGAACGTTCCCACGATGGTGCCGCGCGCGGTGAGTGGCTGCGTTTGGGTGACTAAAGCTGACACCATGGCCGTCATCGCGTTGGCGGACATCGGGCTCTTGCGCTCTTTCGCGAGACCGAAATCGAGCAGCTTCGCACCCGCTTTCGTCAGCATGATGTTGCTGGGCTTCAGGTCGCGATGGATCACTCCCTGGCGATGCGCTTTATCGAGCGCGCCGGCAACGTCGATGGCGATGCGGAGCAACTGCTCCGTCGGCAGCGGGCCACGCTCGAGCCGCGTGGCCAGCGTCTCACCTTCGATGTATTCCATGACGAGGAAGACGATGCCGTCTTGTTCACCGATGTCGTAGAGCGTGCAGATGTGCGGATGCTGGAAGGCGGACAGTGCCCGCGCCTCGCGATCGAAGCGCGCTTTCAACTCGGGATCATTGGAGACGTGCTCCGGCAGGACTTTGATGGCGACCATGCGGTCGAGTCTGGTGTCCTTGGCGCGATAGACCTCGCCCATGCCACCGGCGCCGATGGCGTCCACGATCTCGTAAGGGCCGAGCTTGGTCCCGATGGTGATGGGCATGGGTGGCTTTGGTTTACGTGTAACGGAGTGCCGCGATTATAGCGAAGTCGCGAGAGCAACGCCCACCACGGAGGCACAGAGACACAGAGAGGAACCGTCTTCACCGCAGAGGACGCCGAGGCCCCCTTACCGCGGATGGAGGCGCGGGTGCCGAACGTGGGAATCGGGCAGGCATGACGAGCACGGGAGGGGCGGATAACAATTTGTAATATTTTATATTAACTATGCGAATGATATTGTAGTAATTTATGTAATGTGCTAGTGTACGAATCAGCTTAAGGAGGCTACATGTCAGACAAAGCAATTGTGGTTTTCACTGCTAAGAGCATCGAGCGAATTCTGCGAGAGGGTGGCACGTCATCCTGGCGTCTGGATAGGTCGAATGCGCGCCAGTGCGCGTTCGCAATTTGCACGCGGAACGCTTACTCCGAGTGGGTTGAAGGTTCGGAACCGCATCACGCAGCATTTCTTGTGGGGAAGGTAAAGGAGGTAGTGCCGGCGCCTGACGACCCGGAACGCTACTTGATTCAGTTCAGCGAGTTCGCGCGCGTGAGCGTCCCCGAGATTTGGAAGGGCGATCGCAACCCGATCCGTTATGCCACGCTTGAGGAACTGGGTATCGACGCTTCAACTTTGAATTGGGAGCGCATGCCTGAGCCAGCGGGACCCGAGCCGGCATTTATCTCGACGGAGCGCGATCGTGTAGCGACGGCGCTCACTATGGCCGAGGCAAAGAGGGGGTTAGCGCTTACTTTCGGTGTGGCACCTGAGGCGATTGAGATCACGATTCGTGGTTGAGCGCGGTGCCATCTCTCCTACCCCGGCAGCAGCGGGTGCTTCCTATGGAACCCCGTCGCTTCCTGATACGCGCGGCCGAAGGCGCACAGCTTGGCGTCCTGAAAAAGCCCGCCGAGGAAGGTGATGGATACCGGCGTCCCCGGGCCGCCGCCGTCTTCATATTTGCGCAGCTTGGGAGCATCGTCGCCGCGGAAACCGTTGGGGACGATGAGTGCGGGATGTCCCGTCATGTTGGTGGCGACGAGCTGCTGGCCGCCGCTGGGCGTAACGAGCACGTCCACCGCGCGGAACATCGCGGCAAAGTCGCGCATCAAGCGCAGGCGCGCGCGGTTGGCCTGGATGTAGTCCACCGCCGGGATGAAGCGCGCGGTGCGGAACTGGGTGGGCCAGTCGTCCATGGTCTGTTCGGTGAGCAGGCGGTCGCGGCCCGAGCGGGTGAGATCGTCGAAGGCGGCGGCGGCTTCCGCGCTCAGCCCGATGACGCATGGTCCATAGGGAAACTTGGGCAGCTCGATGGGGATGAGCTTCACTCCCATTTTCTGCAACGCCTCGAGCGTGGCCTGGTGGAAGCGCAGGTCGTAGGCGCGCATGGCTTTTTGTTCGGCGGCGTCGAGCTTCTCTTCTTCGGCCTTCTTTTTTTCTTCTGCCGTCACCGCCACTTCCGGAGCTTTCTCCGGCGGTTCGTCGGGCTTGTCTTCGAACGCCGACTTCAGATATCCGACGCGCAGCTTGCGCCAGTCAAAGCCGGCGTCCCAATTGAAGGCGGCGGGATGGATGCAGTCGATGTCCTTGCCGTCGGGACCATGGATGGCCGCCATCACGAGTGCGCAGTCTTCGCTTGAACGCGTGATGGGACCGAGTTTGTCCCACGTCCAGCACAGCGTCATCGCCCCGGTCCGCGGCACGAAGCCGAAGGTGGGACGCAGTCCGGTCGTCCCGCAGCGCGTGGACGGCGACGAGATCGAGCCCAGCGTTTCCGAGCCGATGGCGAAGGCGACGCATCCCGCCGCCGTCGCGCTCGCCGAGCCGGCGCTCGAGCCGGATGAACCCTGATCCTGCGGACGCCACGGATTGCGCGTCATCCCGCCAAACCACTTATCACCCATCGCCAAAGCCCCGAGCGTGAGTTTGGCGATGAGTACGGCGCCGGCCTGGTCGAGGCGTTGGACCACGGTGGCGTCTTCGTCGATGCGCTGCTGCTCGAAGCCGCCCGCGCCCCACGTCGTGGGATAGCCTTTGACGGCAAGCAGGTCTTTCGCGCCCCAGGGGATGCCGTGCAACGGTCCGCGATATTTTCCCGCGGCGAACTCGCGGTCGGCGCGCTTCGCCTGATCGAGAGCGCGGTCGGTGGTGAAGGTGATGCCGAACTTCAACAGCGGCTGATACCGCTGCAAGCGTTCGGTATACATCCCGGTGAGCGCAACGGATGACACTTTGTGCGTGCGCACGAGTTCGGCGAGTTCGCGGACGCTGGCGAAGGCGACGTCTTCGAGATTCTTCGGTGCACGAGTCGCAATCGCGGGAGCTGCGCTCAGGTGCATCGGCTGTTTGGTGGTCGCCGGTAGTTTTGTTCCCGCAATCGTCATTGCGGACATCAGGGGATCGA
Proteins encoded in this window:
- a CDS encoding protein kinase, producing MPIANGSKLGPYEIVAPAGAGGMGEVYRAKDTRLDRTVAIKVLPQHLSADVHLRERFEREARAVSSLQHPHICVLHDIGEQDGVGFLVMEYLEGETLADRLLKGPLPAEQALRYATEIADALDRAHRAGIIHRDLKPANIMLTKGGAKILDFGLAKGQTQAMASSAMTAMVSALVTQTKPLTAEGSIVGTFQYMAPETLEGGEADARSDIFSFGAVLYEMLTGKRAFSGKTQASVIAAVLASEPPPISTLQPMTPPALERVVRTCLAKDPDERFQSAHDVVLQLKWIADAGSQAGVPAPVVVKRKQRERIAWALAGVAMLAAIFFAAMYWRGQGEKPQIVRAVLADSSARLISTGDNAGPPVLSPDGKYMLYAAMDPAGRPVLFLRPTSALVGSVLLNSEDAKFPFWAPDSRSFGYFQAGKVRLTDIAGNPPVAVADAPDGRGAWWAPDGTVLYTPDTRAAIFRVPATGGAPQAVTQLDKGYTTHRWPQMLPDGKHFIYFSGDHNNVRNENAGVYFASLDGKEKKLLVRSFTGAHFASGYLLFLRESSLFAQRFDAAKGELQGEAQALAQNVNFDITTWRGVFSASDSGLLVYQSGGGTLGTKIQWFDRGGKLLGTVAGAAYVSDARLSPDGKRIAAGLGEANSDIWVLDLVRGTRNRLTFQGGPNAGASWSPDGKQVLFMSGRSGHLNLYVKPADGGGEEQALLPPPASDRILGEMTRDGKYVVYFEGSAGGDTDIWAVPMQGERKPFKVIASPVFDTDPTVSPDGQWIAYASNSSGRADIYVSRFPDGTGKWQVSTVGGAVPRWSPDGKELFYIAPDRTMMRVAVGTNGNSFEPGPATALFRSNAVSSPTYSYELAPDGKRFLINAMDEQGSLPLVVVVNWKAELKK
- a CDS encoding amidase, producing MPTSSSVTTLDRRAFFAACSAAGVGSTLFPGVLWAMSQPAPAAAPLAPLPDKDETKKPKRITREMIDAAATVAGITIADEYKEMMLRDLNDQVNSYEAIRKLELKNSEPLALVFDPLMSAMTIAGTKLPATTKQPMHLSAAPAIATRAPKNLEDVAFASVRELAELVRTHKVSSVALTGMYTERLQRYQPLLKFGITFTTDRALDQAKRADREFAAGKYRGPLHGIPWGAKDLLAVKGYPTTWGAGGFEQQRIDEDATVVQRLDQAGAVLIAKLTLGALAMGDKWFGGMTRNPWRPQDQGSSGSSAGSASATAAGCVAFAIGSETLGSISSPSTRCGTTGLRPTFGFVPRTGAMTLCWTWDKLGPITRSSEDCALVMAAIHGPDGKDIDCIHPAAFNWDAGFDWRKLRVGYLKSAFEDKPDEPPEKAPEVAVTAEEKKKAEEEKLDAAEQKAMRAYDLRFHQATLEALQKMGVKLIPIELPKFPYGPCVIGLSAEAAAAFDDLTRSGRDRLLTEQTMDDWPTQFRTARFIPAVDYIQANRARLRLMRDFAAMFRAVDVLVTPSGGQQLVATNMTGHPALIVPNGFRGDDAPKLRKYEDGGGPGTPVSITFLGGLFQDAKLCAFGRAYQEATGFHRKHPLLPG
- a CDS encoding serine/threonine-protein kinase yields the protein MPITIGTKLGPYEIVDAIGAGGMGEVYRAKDTRLDRMVAIKVLPEHVSNDPELKARFDREARALSAFQHPHICTLYDIGEQDGIVFLVMEYIEGETLATRLERGPLPTEQLLRIAIDVAGALDKAHRQGVIHRDLKPSNIMLTKAGAKLLDFGLAKERKSPMSANAMTAMVSALVTQTQPLTARGTIVGTFQYMAPEQVEGSEADARSDIFAFGAILYEMATGKRAFDGKTQASVIAAILASEPKPITTISPTAPAALDHVIRTCLAKDPDERFQSAHDMLLQLRFIANETASSASVRAVVAVPRKRIWKDARIAWAAAALLLIAAAAAGIAWWRLASAPRLVTRAVLLPPEKLQLDITGDFAGPAVISPDGAQVAFVGHADGGKGLWVRPLNALTAHRVDGADGAAWPFWSADSKQLAFFADAKLKRIPVGGGPVTVLADANNARGGAWSKDNVIVFAPEFRSGLVKVSAAGGAVTPVKPLDEPKHTTLRWPVFLPDGKHLLYLATNHNGGDAQANGVYWMSLDGKEDHLVVPSDSGALYADGKLIFHAGTALMAQPFDQASGKLTGDPATLLDGVQFDSGTWRMVASVSETGTLVYHLGGFAAMGQELAWFDRTGKEVARRLPRESYRDPTISPDGKRIAVSLGDPLRTIWILDVEKGMRSRLTFDPLIHIDPAWTPDGKYVAYTNGAPPNSTVHWKRADGSTPDEALVEEKGASIGQVTFSPDGKYAIYLRNTGPTGNGIYAIPLAGERTPFAVVRAASPQTLVSYPRVSPDGHWLAYTSNESGREQVYVTAFPGGQGKWQISAAGGAVPLWRKDGKEMYFWGLDGNVHAAPVSTVGTQFNPGQPQPLFRIGQSITVGRPFDVFPDGQRFLIPIVPTDTSAPIHLLLNWPAELESKK